Part of the Panicum virgatum strain AP13 chromosome 4N, P.virgatum_v5, whole genome shotgun sequence genome is shown below.
CCTCTGTttcgcgcagcggcggcgcacgcggcagGCTGCGCGGCAAGCCACGACGGAAGGCGGAGGGCACCGGCAAGGACGGCGGAGATCGTGCCGCCGACAAGGATCGTTGCCGTAATTGCGGCAAGATCGGGCACTGGGCCCGCGACTGCAAGGAGCCGCGGCGCCAGGAGTTGGCGCACCTCACCCAGGATGACGAGGAAGAACCTGCGCTGCTCATGGCGCAGGTCTGCGCCATCAACACCGAGGCAGAGGACCGCGGCGGGCGCGTCGAGCTCGATGAGCCGCGCGCGCGGGTCAACCTCGGGCGAGCTGAGGAGGAGGCAAAGGAGCAGTGGTACCTCGACACCGGCGCGAGcaaccacatgaccggaaacCGCGCGGCCTTCTCCGAACTCGACACCAGAGTCGTCGGCACCGTTAAGTTTGGGGACAACTCCGGCGTCGACATCCAGGGGCACGGCACGGTCGTGTTCCAGTGCAAGAATGGCGAGCACAAGGCACTGACGGATGTGTACTACATCCCCAAGCTCCGGAGCAACATCGTCAGCATTGGCCAGCTCGACGAGCGAGGCTGCCAGGTGCtgatcgacggcggcgtgctccggATCAAGGACTGCAAGCGGAAGCTACTTGCCAAGGTCGAGCGCGGTAGGAATCGCCTCTACACCTTGGCGCTGCACATTGCGCGCCCGGTGTGCTTGGGGGCAAGGTGCGACGATGCGGTGTGGCGCTAGCACGCGCGCTTCggccatttgagcttcgatgctCTGGCTAGGATGGCGCGGCAAGGCATGGTGCAAGGGCTGCCACTGATCGAGCATGCCGGCGAGCTGTGCGACAGCTGCCTTGccgggaagcagaggaggctgcTGTTCCCCAAAAATGCGAGCTACCGCGCTGGCGACACCCTCGAGCTCGTCCACGGCGACCTCTGCGGAACAATCACGCCGGCAATGCACAGCGGGCGGTGCTACTTCCTGCTCCTGGTGGACGATTGCAGCCGCTTCATGTGGTTGCACCTCCTGTCGAGCAAGgatgaggcgccggcggcgatcaaGGAGTTCCAGGCACAGGTGGAGACGGAGACGGGGAAGAAGCTACGCGTGCTGCGGACGGAtcacggcggcgagttcacctCGGTCGAGTTCGACCTCTACTGCGCGGGACAGGGCGTTGAACGCCACCTCACGGCGCCGTACTCGCTGCAGCAGAATGGAGTCGTGGAGATGAGGAATCAGACGGTGGTCGGCATGGCTAGGAGCATACTGAAGGCCAAGAAGAtgccggcggcgttctggggcgaggCGGTGAGCACGGCGGTGTTCATCCTGAACCGCACGCCCACCAAGAGCCTGAAGGGCACGACGCCATTCGAGGCTTGGCATGGGAGGAAACCGGATGTGTCCTTCCTCAGGACATTCGGCTGCATCGGTACGTGAAGAAGACGATGCCCAACCTCGCCAAGCTGGAAGACAGGAGTACTCCCATGGTGTTCCTAGGGTACGAGCGCgggagcaaggcttatcggctcTATGACCCGGCCAGCAGCAAGGTGGCCGTGTCCCGCGACGTCATCTTCGACGAGGCGGCGTGCTAGGGCTGGGAATCCTGCGATGGGGAAGCGACGCCAGGTGGACTGAGCAGCTCTTTCACCGTCGAGTACAtggtgtactccggtgcggggaAGCTGGCTCACAACAAAGGGGAAGCaacaccctcgagcgagtcgcaggggacaccctcgagtgcgacacagggggcaccctcgagcgagtcgcAGGGAGCACCCTCAAGAGCGGCACAGGTGACACCCTCAAGCGAGGCAGAAGGGACACCCTCGAGTGAAGCGGAAgggacaccctcgagcgaggcggaagggACGCCCTCGAGTGACGCGGAAGGGACACCCTTGAGCAAGGCACAGGGGCACCCTCGAGCAAGGCACAAGGggtaccctcgagcgaggcgcagGGGACACCCTCGACCGCGGGGCAGGGGACTCCGATCTCCGCCGCAACAAGCACCGTTTCGTCGATCCGCTTCGTCACGCCTCCGCCGAGCGCCTCCCCGAACATCGACGCCGATTACTCCGGCGAGCCACTCCGATTCCGTTTGGTGGATGACATCGTTGGCATAGGAAGTCCGCCCGGGCAGGCGGCCCATGTGCTGGACAACCTCGAGCTGCATCTGGGCAGCGCAGAGGAGCCACCAAACTTCGCCGCAGTAGAATAGGAGGCACGCTGGCGGGCGGCGATGCTGGAGGAGATGGCAGCGGTGGAGGAGAACCGCACGTGGGAGCTGGTGGATCCGCCGGCCGGTTGCCGGCCAATTGGgctcaagtgggtgttcaaggtgAAGCGGAacgagcgcggcgaggtggtgcgGCACAAGGCACGGCTCGTCGCCAAGGGATTTGTGTAGCCCGAGTGCATCGACTTCGAGGAAGTCTTTGCGCCAGTGGTGCACATGGAGTCCGTGCGCTTGCTGTTGGCGCTGGCGGTGGTGAGGTGCTGGAAGGTCCATCAACTGGATGTGAAATCGGCATTCCTCAACAGAGAGCTCGCCAAGGTGGTGTACGTGCAGCAGCCGCCGGGATTTGTcatcgccggcgaggagcacaGGGTGCCCCGCCTGCACAAGGCCTTGTACGGGCTGCGTCAGGCACCGTGCGCGTGGAACATCAAGCTCGACGCCAGCCTCGCATCGCTCGGCTTCACCAAGTGCGCCACCGAGCACGCCCTCTACACACGACGGTCGAAGGGAGGCCTGGTGATCGTCGGCACGTACGTCGACGACCTCATCGTCACCGGAGCTGAGCAGCGGGACATCGACGTGTTCAAGGAGAATATGAAATCGATGTTCCGCATGTCAGACCTCGGTCTGCTCACCATACCTCGGCATTGAGGTGGAGCAGACCGAGAATGCCATCACGCTCCGCCAGAGCGCCTACGCGAGGAAGCTGCTAGAGCGGAGTGGATTGGGCGAGTGCAGGGCGTGCCAGACGCCCATGGAGGAAAAGGTGAAGCTGGCAAAGGACAGCACTGCCCCCTTGGTGGACGCCATGAGCTACCGGAGCATCGTCGGCACACTGCGTTACCTCACGCACAAGCGGCCGGACATTGGGTTCGCCGTGGGGTACGTGAGCCGGTTCATGGCGGAGCCGCAGGAGGATCACCTTGCCGCGGTCAAGCATCTGCTCCGCTATGTGGCAGGGACGCGTGACTACGGGCTCGTCTACCCAAGGAGGAGTAGAGGAAAGCTGGAGCTGATTGGGTTCAGCGACAGCGACATGGCGGGCGACGTTGATGGACGAAGGAGCACGACTGGtgtgctcttcttccttggagcgTGCCCGATCTCCTGGCAATCGATGAAACAGAAGGTCGTCGCGCTGATCACTTGCGTGGCAGAGTAcattgcggcggcgacggcatgtTGCCAGGGAGTTTGGCTGGGGCGGCTGCTAGCAgagctcaccggagaagaagctCGGGCACCCGTCCTGATGGTGGACAACCAGTTCGCCATCGCCTTAGCAAAGAACCCCGTCCACCACGACCGAAGCAAGAACATCGACACCAAGTATCACTTCATCCATGATTGCGTCGATGGTGGACAGATCAGGCTCGAGTATGTCAAGACAGCTCGACAGCTCGGGGACatcctcaccaaaccacttGGGCGCATTCGACTCACAGAGTTGAGGACCAAGATTGGAGTTGAGGAGATCAAACAAGAGCAGTGCAATTAGGGGAAGAATTGATAGATAATTACCCATGCTCATGCTTGTCATCATGTTTGAGCAGTAGTGGGATCGGAGCTCCTGCCACTGTGCTTTGCCATGCCTAGTCCTTTGACTTGGGCGGCAGATGGCTGTAGCATATAGTAGTAGCTGCATATTACTATATGGCAGTAGTGACTTGTAATAGTAGATAGCTGTAGCAGTAGGAGGTAGGGGCTGCAATGTACTATAGAGCCATGACTTGTAAATTCTCACCTTGACCAAGAGTGTCTATAAAAGaggagagcagctgcagctcacaaGATTTAAGCAGCTCCACTTCGTGTGCTCTTCCTgagtccttcttcttcctttcatcttcttcctccacctgcaagcaagagggtgttgtgtgtgtgagggagtgCCAACAAAGGAGAGTAACGGAGGGTTTTTGATcaaaagatgttgcaaccaCAAGTTTTTCAGCTGATCAAAGAAGAAGTTAACCTTAAAAGAGTGGCTTGTGGCAAGCCGGAGGTGTCCTAGGTTCTTTTTAATGTTGCGAGGAGATTTTTTAAGTTTATTGTAATCAAAACCTGTTGTAAGACTTGTTTTCTTGCTCCCTTTCTTAAATGAATCGGCAATGCTCCTGCctgcttttcaaaaaaaaaactaatataTCATCATACTATAATGTTTTTCTAATCTAATATCTCATCATATTATAATTTGTTCAAAGGATTGGCATTCCAGTATCTTGTgcatcacagcaaactattctttttttttgaatgattcCAGCAAACTATTCTAAAGCGTCATATTATATCTTTTCTAGCCCACAATGCTAGAGAGTGACCACAATACTAACATTCTCAATAAATAGAAATATTCTAATTGCTCATACTTATATCTTTTCATAGCAGATCAAGTAACTAAAAAGGCGCTAAAGCTTTACATGTTTCTATACCACGAAGATGTAGAAAGATGTATGGCACTTGCAAGGTGTACGGCAAAAACTTGATAAACAACTAACCCACATTAATCATACTTAACTAATATGTAAATGGCAACACCATGATTTGTAATCTCCAATATCTTTATCAGCAATTCATTCACAAGGTCAATCTCAAAATGACATGGCAGCAGTATAGTATCAGATTCCTTAATAATTGTTTATATCAATTGACAGCCTGTTCGGCTGCGCTGGTTTGTCTGGCTGGCTGGCTCCGTCCTCGCCTCACGTCCTCATCTATtagaattattttattttttccctccttcttcctctcccatCCCCTCCGCCACGACGGAGATCCGGTGCAGTAACTGCACGTGCAGTTGTgccgctgacgtgtgggcccatgcgccgtggggcccacgtgtcagcgGCACAACTGCACGTGCAGTTACTGCACCGGATCCTCATCCCCTCCGCCattctctcctcccctcccccgtcGCTCTCTTTCACCCTCTCCCATCTCTTCGGCCATCCCCGCGCCGGCCTCTCCGACGGTGCGCGCGGAGGCCGGCCGCGTTCTCCCCTCGACCGAAGCGCTCGGCTGGCCGGCGATGAAGGCCCCCGCTGGGCCCGGGGCCTCGCCCACGAGCATGGCCAGGGGTGAAGCTCGCCCATgcgcgtggccacggcggcgggcaccGAGGCTGGGAGCGTCCCCAGCACCGggcctgcgcgcggcggcgcgcctcctccctccccggcggcccACCCCCGCTCCCTTCGGCGgccgggccgcggcggagcggagcagagcagcagccacggtgggggcggggcggagcagcggccgccggcgagggcgcgcgcGTCGGAGGAGCAAGGGGGCTGCACGGCGGGGAGcaaggggcggcgcggctccctACGACGCTTCCGACTGCGGCGTCCGGAAggtggccggcgagcgcgcggtgGGATGGATGTCAGTGGTGGAGCTCGTCGAATCCCTGGTCGTCGCGGGGCGCCGCGCCTCCACCGGCTCCTCTccacgtgcgccgccgcgtgcgcgtCCTCGTGCTcgcgctccggctccggctccattGGCTGGTGGCGGGTTTAAAATTTTAGTAAACGGCGGACTGACATCCCGTACGGCTGGCGAGGACGGAACCAACCCACCCCGGTCCTCCACGCCTCCGACTTCCCGTCTCCAACTCCCCAGCCGGAGGTTGGGCCTCGGCCGCcggaggcgagcgacggcgagcgcgagggGAGGCGAGAGCAGACAGCGAGGGGAGGCGCTGACGCGGGTGGGGGCAGGGCGGTCGGGAGGCAGAACGATGGGGGAGGCATAGCCACGGGACCAGCGGTGGCGAGCATGGGTAGAGAGGCAGTGACCGCTGCTCGGGGGAGAGCGGCTGCAGGGGGCAGAGGGATGGCGGCGGCTGAGTGGGTGGGTGGGATGCGCGGGGGTGTGAGGTGGGTCGGAATGGAGGGATGTGGGATAGATTGATCCGACGGCTGAGATGTAAAGTTGGCAGAACCATGAAGAGGCAGAAACATGAAAGGGTGAGGACACTACAATccttttagtagtagagatttAGGATGTAGGGGAGAAGAATGTCGGGAAGGTTATCATGCCGAGCAATTGGAAGGAGGGCGCCAGCAACACAAACTTGAGCGGCTGCTGCAAACAATGTCCCTCTCCAAGAAGAACAGGTCAGCTCTCAAGTCTCAACAGGTCGGCTCCCAAAACGACCAACATTTGATGTTCTAATGTATGTTACTGCAAAGAGATGTCATAAAAAAGACGGATCTGATTACTATATGTTGTGAATGATTCGATCCTTACATTGATCCAATTAGATGATTCAGAGAGCCACAGTACACAGGTTAGCAAGAATCAGTAATGGTAAAAGGGCAATCATAGTGTGAATCTATATGTGTAGTTTACCTATACTGGGTCCATGTCTTTTAAACCCATCAATCAAAGATCAAAAGAACTGCCAGTCGCAGGACCAAAAATTCTGTGTCTATCTCTCTCACGTTGTCTGCTACTAACTGCTGTGTTCCCGGCTCCGGTGGTTGCTGACTCGCCGGAATTCTGACAGTGAAATGTTAGGAACCTGCTTGAAGTGTTCTTCCTTATATGCTTTGTGTGCTATTTCAGAATGGACAATCGATGTTGTTTTTACTCATCAATGGTATAAACTTCTCATggcaaatatatatgtgtagaGATATTAATAATCGCCTTGAGTTAACATGTATTCTTGAGATTTTTGCATCTTGCCTTTTGTCCATGATGAAACAGGGACTGAACGAATCCCAGTTTCTTGTATTTCCCTTTCATTAAGAATTActtcttattttgtatggcATTACAAACTTCTTTGTACCAGATTTCTTATTTTGTCATAGCCAGTGTTATCTATAAATTTCTTACTGAGTGCCCCTTAAACGCTTTATCTCAGTCTAGGCTCGTGGTGGTGGAATCCAAAACTAAGAACACTGGAGAACAAGCCCTTTGCATTCCCAGGACTTTGCAGTGATATCTAAACCTTCCAGAAAGGCTTTAGCCAACTTGCTTTACCTAGCTGTCTGTTGAAAGGAGTGAGTTGCTACTATCTTTACCTTGCTTTCATGTATTTTATTATACCAGCTTCATCCTATCGTAACCTCAAATTTGTCAACCATGTGTTGTTCATTTTACTTACTAGCTGATGGCTGGGAAGCAGCCAAGCCGGCTAGGCTGCAGTGGGGAAACAAAGAACCCCGCAAAGCTGAGGAGGATTGTCGATTCAATAGTAGCTAAAGACTAGTTTTGTTCTACACATTATGACGGGAAATGTCCCTGCCAtgttcttttctattttctttcagatttttttccattattctGGATTCTTGAAGTATGTGGATTGGATTGTAAATCTATACTAAAACTAGTTTTAGTTTGGCTCATGCAAGTCAGCTTGCAGCATGACTGCATCATGTgacatcaaatatttggacacatgtatggagtactaaataaaatctatttgcaattttttttgcacggatggttgtaaatcgcgagatgaatctaatgaggctacttaatccattatttgcaacattgatgctacagtaaccatccgctaatcatgaattaattaggctcattagattcgtctcgcgattaaCAAcacatccgtgcaaaaagttttgtaaataaattttatttaatgctTCGAAATAGTAAGACTCTCTTTTAAAATTTAGATCAAAAAGATCTAAACACATTCTAAATATAGCAGTAGATCGCCGGCCTACCATAAAGTTGTATTACTAGTAGCCGACCCTGCAGCACGAGTGTTGCCGCAAAACCCCGCATGAAAATGCGGCGTTACGCGGGCCGCCGCATGCGGCCGCATCGGTGTTTGCGGCTGTTGCAGACGCCGGGCGGGTAGCCGCAACCATAGACGGAGACCACCTGGTATGCGTTTTACATGCATTGCATATGCATGTATGGAAGAAATTTCCCAAAAAGCTGCCAGCTTAGTTCATCAGTCCACCACATGCACATGTAGCATGCAGCATTCCATTTAATAAGTAGTTTGCATTGGCCTCTCTCtttctatatatatacatgcataTACTTCCTGCTAGAGCTATAGCTAACACACAACACATAAGCCAAATTTAACTGTTTGGTAGCTACACAGCTTAGAGATCAGTGGGCTACTACTG
Proteins encoded:
- the LOC120669113 gene encoding secreted RxLR effector protein 161-like, whose translation is MEEKVKLAKDSTAPLVDAMSYRSIVGTLRYLTHKRPDIGFAVGYVSRFMAEPQEDHLAAVKHLLRYVAGTRDYGLVYPRRSRGKLELIGFSDSDMAGDVDGRRSTTGVLFFLGACPISWQSMKQKVVALITCVAEYIAAATACCQGVWLGRLLAELTGEEARAPVLMVDNQFAIALAKNPVHHDRSKNIDTKYHFIHDCVDGGQIRLEYVKTARQLGDILTKPLGRIRLTELRTKIGVEEIKQEQCN